A window of Prionailurus bengalensis isolate Pbe53 chromosome E1, Fcat_Pben_1.1_paternal_pri, whole genome shotgun sequence genomic DNA:
CCAACCCTGGTTCCTTGGGTCTCTCTGGCTTTGGTACCTGTTGCCGAGTTGTGGAAGTTTTGGGTGGTGCCTCATCACAGATCCCATTATATATCTGCTATCTGCCTTAATGCTACTGCTCCCATCTAGGACATTCCCAATGGCTTTACTCCTAAGTCCCTTGTAATATGTATATGAATTTCACATTTTGAGACCAtcttaaattcagaaaaatataaagaattatgtAACAGTCCCTTATTTTCTACTTCCCAGTGTTGAAGCACCATTTCAAAGCACCTGGGAGTTGTGGAATATCTGTGTGAGCATGGCATTTGGTAATGTTAAACAGTGTAATTATGAGTCAGCGCATTGGCAAGAGCCAATGGTATTAAATCTTATTATCCAACATGgtattacattttattacaaagctgAGATATCTCCATGGGTTCATGGCAGCTGAGATATGACTTTGGGAAGATTGtagtagtttttttcttttctttttctttctttctttttctctttttcttttttaagtttttttaacatttatttatttttgagagagagacagagtgcaagggggagagggcagagagagagggagacacagaatctgaagcaggctccaggcctgtcagcacagagcccgatgtggggtctgagcccatgaactgagatcatgacctgagccgaagttgggtacttaaccaaccgagccacccaggtgcccctagtttttctctgcttttcaagAATCTGAGAGTCATGATTTTTTTGTGGCCTTGCCAAGGTTCAGATGTGATAGACGTGAGTTAAATGACTTAGCTTTTAACAAAGATACCCAGAGAGGATTTTCAGTAGAAGATCTCTGAGGATGTCACTCCACTAAATGCTGCTTGGGCCATGTTATCACCCTTCCCTAGGCTACTCTTCTtgaattaatactttttaaagccCTATCCCTTGTGCGATCCAAGTCAAGAGACCACCAGCACCTGGTCTCAAAGTCTCTCTGCTTTGTTCTGCAGGAAAAATTCTGATGAGGCTGACCTAGTCCCTGCCAAGGAAGCCAATGTCAAGTGCCCACAGGTGGTCATATCCTTCTATGAGGAAAGGCTGACGTGGCATTCTTACCCCTCGGAGGATGATGACAAAAAAGATGACAAGAATTAACTCTCCCGAGTACCAGCCCCTGTCACATCTGACTGTGGGTTTcaagtggggagggaaggaattCTACTTGTCTTGGCACCATAGAGGTGGCTTGAGAAGATGTCCTTTGAAGAGCCAGTATCGTTTCTGTGCCCTACAGCAGCCCAAGTGCTTTAAAGCCTTTCCATGCTGTGTAGTTTGCACACCCATCCcagtggaggggaaggagaagtgtTGCAAGGCAGCCCATTCTGTACTTTGCTGAGAAAGGCAAAGGGCCTTCCATGAAGGACAGAACTTGCAGAATGGGTGTGTGGGAAAGCAAAAGATACTGTAGATCTTCAAAGCGCATCTCCACAACCCACAGCCTTCTTCCCAATAGTGTTAACTCTGCATTTTTACAGCGTAGCATGTGTGTAGTTTTTGGCTATTACTGGTGTattatttgggggtgggagggttgggggtgggaaggaacgGAGATGGGTAGgatcatttttgttaaaatttgggGCCTGATTGGGGAAATGGTGAAACAATGGAAAGAACAAACTTGTGGTGATTCGGTTCTGTGTccagaatattttatcttttcaaaaaggtCATTGGCAACCTAAATGAGGACTGTGAGAGACTTCAAAAGCTGTGAATGCCTGAAACTTATAAGCCAAGGTGTTCCCTGCCTGAGCTTAATGCTGTTCCCAGCAGAGGACTAAGCCAGTTAATAAGTTACCAAAGCTGCCATTTTGGGGAAGGAAACTGGTTGAAAAGGGAAGGTCTTTTTGGAGCGTATGCAGAGGCAGATGGTTCTGTTTTAGAGGTGCTAATTCTTGAAATTGATAAGAAGACCCTTTATTTTCCAATTATGAAGTTTTAAACATCAGCTTGTCCATCCAAGCCACTGGCTGAGGtatttggggaagggaagagggtggCATAGAAGGTGAGAGAGTAGAAAAAGACAAGGGCCCACGCTCTTAGGGTGGAAAACTCTTGGAGCCTGTTATTTGAACTTTGAACTCTGAAATCATTGGTGGCAGGGTTCAGTCACTGACAGCACAAGTTCACTGAATCACTTACAGAGTTGAGTGATTTCAAAAGCCCTGGTCTCAGGAGAAGATTAAACTTTCATACTGGGGCAGTGGTTcactttaaaacacaaaacaaaaaggttttttaatcCTAAGAATTAACTAATACCCAAAATGCTGTCTTGAATCAAGAGATACATCAGTTCTTGACATCGTCTAGACCTGTATCTAGAACTCCATTGTAAAATCTTTTTAGGCATGTGTTAGGTTTCTGTGAAAACTTTGTTTAAATGTAAACTTCATATCACATTGTCAGTTTTTGTCTTAATAAAACTATAGATTTATAATCGTTGATTTCTGTCTTGATTAAGTACTACCAAAAACCCTCCTTACCTTTCATAACCTTGTAAGTTCAGCCTATAAGGAAGCAACTTCCACAgttggttttatttcttgaacACTGTAAACTTATGGTCTGAATCTTTGAGTGGTCTTATCatttatatagtaaatatttattgaacatgtacAATTGCTACAGATACTGTGTAAAGAATGTCACATCATTCTGTCTTCATATTGCTCAAACGGTTTATTTAGCTCTCTAACCTGCTAGCACTTCCAAACTAGCATAAGTTTGGAAACGTGGGTTTTTGAGTTAGGTTTAGTTCTTGGCTCATGTATTTTGTAGATTTATGTGACCTTAGCTCAACTCCAAAGTTTACAGGAATTTGGCCTCGTGTTTGATCACTGAATTAAAAcgttatccatttttttttttttttttagtttatttattttgagagagaacaagcaggggaggggcagagagagtgagagaatcccaagcaggctccccactgtcagcacagaggtagacgcagggctcaatcccatgaactgtgaaatcatgacctgagccaaaatcaagagtctgacgcttaactgaccgaaccacccaggcacccgttatCTGCTTTCTTAACGGTTTTCTGCCTATGATTCTAGAGCCAAAATGGGACTACACCCTTGTTATTAAAAGGGAAAGTGGGATCTCCACTGAGCTCATCTCAGCTCTACTCACTAGTACAAAGCATTTGTTCCAAATAAaccaatgtgtatttttttttttcaaaaaaacctccttggggtgccaggctggctcagttggtagaacatacaactcttgatctcagggttgtgagttcaagtcccgtgctgggtgtagagattacttaaaatcttttaaaacaaaaaagcctccTAGGAGTTTGGGGAGACAAGGTAGAAtggagctggggaggaggcctTTCTGTGCAAGAGGCCTTGTGGTTGGCGGCAGCAGAGCCATCAGTTGCTAGTGGAGACAGGGTGAGGTGGACAGAGACGTTCCGGTTCTGTTGTGTATCATTAGATGCACTGAAATTAGCCCCCAGCCTTGGTGTGTGTCCGGAGGACACTGCTGTTTAGCCCTGGTCTTAACCTTTGGAACCCACCTGTCATCTCTGGCATTCCTGAACTCCCGCAACACCATACCATTCTTGCCCTGGGAAGATGCCGAAATTGATAATGCGACGTTCACTGAAGTGAGGCTAGATGGTCAGTTTCGTCTCTTTGAAAGCCAACTGTCACATCTACGTTAAGGGTCAAGGATAAGTTTTTCTCAAGTACTTGTGGAAGCCACAAATGCACGCAGAGATGTCGAAAAGACCAGACCTAGGCGCAGTCTCACATAGGTTTCAGAAGGTATTGGGGAGCATTGCCTCAGGCAACGGAGCTGCGCCATCGTAGACTCCTCACCCGGGGGTTGAAGAGGAGAGCGGTGATTACCCCAGTCATCACGAGAGGAGGCTAGTTTACTCATTTGGTGACAGCATCATCTGGGGTGTCCTCCACTGGCAGAGCCAGCCAAGTACTTTGCTCCTCCACGGTCTTGAGCTTCAAGTTAGTGCAGTAAACGGACAGTGTCACCACCACAGAGGCATTCTACCAACTGATGGTGCTCAGGAATAATCGTTTCTGCTTTTCAATGTCATTTGGAAGTTTTGACTACGgattttaaagcctttttttttttttaaagtatttattttgagagcaagcatgagtgggggaagggcaaagaaaaagggagagagggaattccaagcaggctccacgctgtcagcacagggctcgaactcacgaaccattagatcgtgacctgagctgaaatcaagagttggcgcttaactggctgagccacccaggcaccccttgactaccaattttaaacaatttttaatagttGAGTTTTTAAGTACTTATTTTCAGATACAGTGTTCTATTCCAGAACTCATTCCAACTCAGCTCAATTTGATTTTAACATGGCCATTTGGTGTTTGGCCATTGTATGCTTAGCACATCTTTATGGCCTATGGCACTGGGAATGTGCGCTACAAAGTTACCTTTTCTgtcacagagaaagggaaaatgaggaaattgcTGCTCCAAAATAATTTGGTGGGACTGAAATTCTGAAATCCAGGTTTTCTAACAATGGTTCCAGATCCGAAACTATGTAGGGACCCGGGTTGAATGTGAGATCAAATTAGCCTGATTGGTTTATCTAGTATTAATCTCCCGTGCAAGTTGGATCTTTTCATGAggatgtcttcttttaaaaagtatttacaggagcgcctgggtggcgcagtcggttaagcgtccgacttcagccaggtcaggatctcgcggtccgggagctcgagccccgcgtcgggctctgggctgatggctcagagcctggagcctgtttccgattctgtgtctccctctctctctgcccctcccccgttcatgctctgtctctctctgtcccaaaaataaataaacgttgaaaaaaaaattttttttttaaaaagtatttacagCTGACAGGACTGAATGAAGTCAGGCTCGGTGTTTCCCCTCCTCTAGAACTTGACTGAAACACAAATTCCACTACCAAGCCAGCAAAGGAAGGAGTCTTGGCTTCATCTTGCCTTTTGGCAGTAGGAAGCAATCAAGTAGAGGCATCCGGGTGTTCTGGTGTGTGGTTAAGGAAGCTTGATAGCAGAGCTTAAGATTCCCCTGACAGTCCTCAGTCCATGATCTGCGCATCACCTTGGCTCGACTGTCCAGCACAGAGGTTTTCTTACGAAGTTATTGCTGTTTTAACCAATGTGTTCACCATTGCTGATCTCTCTTCTATGGATGACTTTTAATTGACCTTGGCCTTGGGAGCTTCCTGCTGCCGTACACTGCTGGATATTGAAAGCCAACGAAATCTGAAATAAAACCATCCTGCACCAGAATTAAAAGTGTAGCTGGCTCTGCTCTGTGGAAGCAGGTAGAGCAAGTATTGTTTCTgaaggcttttttctttctttctttctttctttctttctttcttttttttttttttttcttttgcttaggcCAGTGAGGCAGCAGGACTCTGAGGCAAGGCTGAAACATTAAGTTTACAATAGATGCTGATGGTTCAGttctataatttttgtttatattagtTTGTGTTAACATATTCAATAGTACATCTGGATCTGCACTGTTGGTTTGCCTGATGGTTTGTGATAGTACCAAAGCCACTGTTTACCCCACAAGGAATTTAAAATTGCAGTTGACTTTGACCAATCCTGCCATTTCCTGTTTGCAGAGCCTCAGGTCAGACTGGGCAACTTTAGGGCCCAGCTGTGGGACACTGGCCCATTGTTTAAATTACTGCTGGCGCCCCTAGTTGAGGATTGGAAGGTTTAAGACAACTGAATTAGCCTAATTAAGTCTGTGTTTAAAACAAAAGGCGGAGCACCAACTCCTCggccttttctctgcctctctccaactaggttttctttccttggttGAAAGAGCGTCTGGAATTAAGTAATAAATACTATGCGGCCCATCTCCATTCTGCAGTTAGACTGGAAAAGAAACCAGCTTTAAGAGTTTCTGCAATGTTTGTGTACTCAAAAAAGGAAGACAGGGTTTCTATCCAACTGATTTTGAGAACACACCTCTTCAGTGGGGGCCCAGACACTCACTCCTCCAGACAGTTTTGTGCACTAAATTCTGTATCTCAGCTGAGTCAGGCTGACCTGAACCTTCaaagtcctggccacagcaagGACCGAAACTTAAATCGGGTGCTAAGTTCCACGTGCATCCCAAGTCCCCACATGCTCCGTCTGCATTACGAAGTTCAGAACTAGAGGCGAGGAGGATCGCTGGCCTCTGAGAAAAAAGTGAAAGGTGAAAGAAAGGTTCTTGTTACCTTGACAAACCGAAGGTCTGCATCCTTTTCTTATCCCAGATGGACGATAGGAAAACAAGGTTAACCACTCATGACAATGAAGCACGTCGGTTTTGCTAGAGAATTTCTACACTTGGTTGGGAACAGGACCTCCAGAGAGGCAGCCAGCAATCTGGTGCCTGTGCTTGCAGGTGGGTAGTGCTGATAAGGAAGTGAACTTCTTGCTGGCCATGCCATGAAACTGGTTAGTTGGAGCTGAAGCCGGAGCTCTAGGTCATTGCCTGCTGGGTGAGGTAGGAGATGTGAATGAAGGTGGTGGGGATGTTATTTTCCTGTAAGGCACTTGTTTTTCCAGCTATTTGCCAAAGAAACCTAAGAAGCGGCAAGGCCTGGTGTAGTTGGGGCTTGTAAAAGGGCCGAGGGCTGCCTGAGGAAGTCAGGGCTCCAGGGGAAGTACTTCCCGTCCACCGGCTGTTTGACTAGTTGCTCTTCAGCTTTACCTAGTCAGGGCAGGGATTCCGCCATGGAGGCCAAGTCTTGGTGACACTGAACCTTCTCTAGATCACTGTATTTCCCCTCAGTTCTAGATCTCTCCTATTTTTATTGACCCTGAAATAGTGACCCCAGCTCCACTGGTGAGATCTGTgcagggcagaggctggaaaTGAATGGGTCTATTTCCCAGTGCTTACGTGAATTaggatgtgggggaaaaaatctctttGAATGGAACCTAGGCTGAAGCCAAGGTAAAGCCAGGCTTCTGCCCCCACCCAAGCAGGTCACCCGGAAGTTTGGTCCTCAGTTAACTCTGAGGCCTGTTCATCTCCCTGCCAAGTCTAAGACCCCTTCTCACTTCTTGTCGGAGGTGCAGCAGCTCTTTGACAGGCCTTACTTGAGTCCTCAGATCTTCCTGCCAGAAGAAGCCTTGAAGCCGGAGCACCCACTCCACCTGCCAGCAGCAAAAAGAGGTCAACCCCACAGCAAGTGCTGACCAACTTGGCCCAAAGCCAAGCTAATCAGCGGGATCCTAGACATAACTGTGCATCTCTCCGTAAGGGGACAGCGGGGAGGAGAGACAAAAATATACTTTCTCAGGCCAGGGGCAACACTAACAGGGTGAGAGGAATTTTTCTCTcgaaaaatacttaaatatgttAGGTTAAAAAAGTTGCAAAACAAGGTAAAAGTTACAGCCTGATCGTGTCCttaaacagacaaaaatgcaTATACACATTTCTAGAAGGGATACAAAAACAGGCCTCTCCGGAGCTTTACTTCTCACGATTTACTCTTCTATACGTAATTTGTACTTTTTACCAGCACGAATTAAAGTTGTTAATGTTTAGTCCTTCTCTTTTTAAGAATGCTGGTTTTGTATGGCTTACAGACCTTAGTTCACTCCTGACTAGGAAAGAGCTCTTGTTTGAGATGACCAACGCTTTCCAACTAGAGATGGCGGTTTAAAAAAGCCATTGTAAACTGAAACAAATTGAGGTTATTCCCAGAATTCTATCCCGCCCCTTGGGATACTCCAGTAGCATCATGAAAGGACTGCCGCTCTAAGCCGGATGGCACACTGGAGTTCAAGGTCACAGGTTCCACTACGGGGATCACAGCTTCTGGTCCTAAGCCTCGTCCAGTAATTTCACAGGCTGCCAGGTGAGCGTCTGCTAAGCACCTACCCCAAGATGTGGTGGCGGTTCCAGCAAGCACCAAGTACCTGGGGGCATTCAGCTCTTTCGGAAGCTTGGTATTAAAGGAggtgttttgagagagaccagAGTCTGTTCACCTCAGCCGGGGAGGCTGTCTGATGCCTTAACCCCTGGAGTCTAGCCTCCTGCTTCCCCGGTtctgtggccctgctgacacaCGCCAGCGCCAGCGCTTGGCATGTGCTGGTCTCGTCGACCTCCCAGGTTTTCATTGTCATTGGCATGACCGCCCTCCGATGCGCTGCGCCTCTCTGGCAGGTGGGGCCACCAGAGAAGCAACAGCGTGGTCAAGATTTAAAAATGCGGCGTTTCACAGGCGAACACACCGCTGGACCAGGTGAGAGCACCTCCGCCTGCCTAGCCCAGTCCCAGCAGAAAGCGGCCGAAAGGACTCGGAATCCTTCCCCAGAGGATTCAGCTTGGCAAACCCTGCGGAGAGGTGCCAACACCTGCTTGGAAGGTTTAATATCCACTTAAGAGTTTTTTTAATACCCACCTAAGACTTTTTGTGTTTCTAAATTCCTCATCGTCAACCTCCCCTGTtctccacccaccttcccctgtAAGCTCTGCCTTAGCCACACAATGGCCAGTCCTCCCCTCATGGGGTCAGGGTTTTTTATTCAAAGTAGGGAAAAATTGCACTTGAGAATGaatcatccattttattttattttattttgtcatgtgctcacagcatctctctctctctctctttctctctctctctctcccctctccctggcaggtcagagataaattaaaaataaaatctacaaggaaaataatttataaaagcaCTTCCCAGGCTCGTGCCTTCTATCCCTACTGCTCATTTAGAgtgcacccctcacccctgccaagcggggaggggaggagaatcaGGACTTCTCCCCCAACAACTCACTCCTGCTCGCCTGGGGCTGACTGTACTCCAGagccaggcaggggtgggggcagcagtggcaaacagttaaaaataaagacactgtGGTCCTGGAACCATCTGGCCACCTTGGcgctcccctctctgcctcccccaggcaGTCCTCCTGCCTGGGGCCTTTGCTAAGATGGGGGTGTGGAGAAGCAGCCCGTGGCCGAGAGCCTAGGGGGAGGTGCTCTCAGCCCCCATTACATGCACTTCTCATTCTAGAAAgaaacccaaaaaaaaaaagcagacggAGACCTCGGGACAGAGGAGAAAAATCCCAAGTGTTCACACAGTTACACGGAGTCTTTATGGCAAAGAGAACATTTAGCAGCTTTGAATATTGGGGTTATCTCCTTTTTACTCAACACAAGCATTCTAGACCCTATAAAGTGATACAGGGCTCAAGCCCTAAAAAAATCAAAGCGCAAGAAATTCTAAGAGGACTAGTTTTTGTTGCTGGGTTTTGTGGTTTGTCTTCCAGTGACATGCCCAGTGGTTGGCAGGGGAGACCTGAGGGAAGGGTCACCCCCCAGTGTTGTGCTGAATGCTGCCTGGCTTCTCCACATCATCCCCCCCTCCTCGAGGCGGCACCCCAGCTGCATAAGGGCTCCAGGCGGCGGGGAGGGGCAAGAGAACAGCATTGGCATGCAGGCTCTGATGGAAACTGGGGGCGCCTCAGCTCAGGGGGGACTGGGCACCGGGTGAGACGGAGTGGCGGGGCAGTGAGTGACATGCTTGGTGCTGGGGCTGCTGCGACACTGGGGCCTCGTGACCCTTTCCCATTCGCCCTGCTCTTGGACCCAAACCCTCCAAGCCAGTGTTGGGTCCCAGCGGCTCCCCGACGACTGAGAACATTCCAGGAGACCTCCAAGGCTCCCCTTCAGGGCTGCCCCCgggcaggagcagcaggagccTACAGAGCCCCTCCCAGATCCCACCTCGTGTTCCACCCTCCCTGGGGTGAAGTAGGGTTTACTGGTGCCTGTGGCCTAGTCCCACCTAAATCCCGCTGCCTGGAATCCTGGCCAGAGCCGACCTTTAACCTGCCCTTTGATTTTCTTCCCGCTTTGAtttttttggggttgttttttttttgtttttgttttttacccctttccatccctccttccttccaggaatGAGACTTTCTACACCTTTCCTCTCACggtcctccctcttcccctcggTCGGCCTGCAGCAAGGCCAGCACCACCCCCTCCCTCAAAGGAAACAGCAGGGGAGGACCCTGTCCACCCAAAACGGTCTGGCCacctccgccccaccccacccccaccggggGGGAGCGGAGCCAGACAGCGCCTGCGCCCTCCTCTTCCTGTCCACTGACCCGCAGTTTCTCCCGTCTGAGAAGATCTGTTGGATAAGAAGGCGTGTAAGTCCCCGCTGTAGGTCCAggtccaggcccaggcccagccctTCAGTTTCCGTCCCGGTGAGCGTCAACCCCCCTCTCCTCCCGGGCTCACTTTCTTCGGTCCTTTGGCTTCCTCTCCTGTCGCCGGGCCTGCTGGTCAGCCAGGGTGCGGGGAATGAGGAGGACACTGCCGTCCCCGGCATACTGGAGTGCGTACTGACTGGGCGAGTAGGGCCGCCCGTTCTCATCCCGCAGCCGCCCAAACACCTCCTGGTACAGGCTCTGGACCTTCTGCTTCATCTGCCGCAGGGACCGGAGGAACTCGACCTTCTCCCGCAGCAGGCGAGCCTTATCGCGCTGCAGGTCCTCCACATCCCGCTCCAGGTTCAGGATGGTGTCCAGCTTGCGCTTGCGGCAGTTCTGGGCGGCCATCTTGTTCTTGCCCCGGCGCCGGATGTCGCGGATGAGGCTCAGCTGGGCCTCGCTCAGCTGGTACTTGGACAGCAGCTCGTTGAACTCCTCCACGGGCAGGTTAATGATTTTGTCGTTGGTGAAGGGGATCTTCATGGCTCTGGCTCGATGCTCATCACGGCTCATCTGCTTGTCGAGGAAGTCGGCCTGTTTCTCCTTGCTGCCTTTCTTGAGGGCGCTGGGCGGCGGCAGGTCGGCAGAGTCGAGGGCGCTGGGCGCCATGTTGTACGTGTGGTTGTGGCCCACATGCTCCAAGTAGGGCAGGCAGGAGAGCTGAGACGGATCCTGGTAGCTCATGCGGCAGAACTTGGAATACTCAGGCTGGTAACCCACGGCGCCCTCGGCCTCTTCCAGATCCAGGGTCTCAGAGTCAGAGCTGTAGCCAACAGCACCTTCctcagaaaaggaggaagaagcgGAGGAAGAGGACGAGGAAGAGGAcgaggatgaagaggaggaggaggaggaggaagaggaggaggaagaggagctgCCTTCTGAGCTGCTCAGGGAGGAAGGGCTATGGCTGGAGTCCAAGGAGAGGCCTGAGTCAGAGTCAAACTCCTCCTCGAGCTGGGAGGCCTGCACGGGGTTAAAGCCCTCTTCGATGGCCAGGTCCATCAGGCTGATCTCGTCCAGCATGGCTTCGTCTAACAGGCCCCCCAGCGGGTCAGGCAGCTCGGGGCCTGCTGTGTCGTTGGCTGTGCCGTTGAGCTGGGGTGGAAAGAAGAGCCCCGCCAGGTTGGTGGAGCCAAAGGTGGAGTTGAGGCTGGTGGAATTGCTGGGGACCAGCGGGAGCAGCGTGGAGCTGCTGGCCACAGGCAGGCTCTCCACCTCGGGACTGAAGAGTGAGAAGTCCTGGCTGCAGCCCCCCAGGGACGCCTGATGCAGGCTGACATTCTGATTGATGGGAGTGTTGGGGGCAAGGCTGTAGTTGGTGCTCAGGGGGTCTCCAGGAGGGGCACTGTACA
This region includes:
- the NFE2L1 gene encoding endoplasmic reticulum membrane sensor NFE2L1 isoform X7 yields the protein MGWESRLTAASADIDLIDILWRQDIDLGAGREIFDYSHRQKEQDVDKDLQDGAEQDDTWSGEGAEALARNLLVDGETGESFPAQFPADISSITEAVPSESEPPGLQNNLLSPLLTGTDSPFDLEQQWQDLMSIMEMQAMEVNTSTNEILYSAPPGDPLSTNYSLAPNTPINQNVSLHQASLGGCSQDFSLFSPEVESLPVASSSTLLPLVPSNSTSLNSTFGSTNLAGLFFPPQLNGTANDTAGPELPDPLGGLLDEAMLDEISLMDLAIEEGFNPVQASQLEEEFDSDSGLSLDSSHSPSSLSSSEGSSSSSSSSSSSSSSSSSSSSSSSSSASSSFSEEGAVGYSSDSETLDLEEAEGAVGYQPEYSKFCRMSYQDPSQLSCLPYLEHVGHNHTYNMAPSALDSADLPPPSALKKGSKEKQADFLDKQMSRDEHRARAMKIPFTNDKIINLPVEEFNELLSKYQLSEAQLSLIRDIRRRGKNKMAAQNCRKRKLDTILNLERDVEDLQRDKARLLREKVEFLRSLRQMKQKVQSLYQEVFGRLRDENGRPYSPSQYALQYAGDGSVLLIPRTLADQQARRQERKPKDRRK
- the NFE2L1 gene encoding endoplasmic reticulum membrane sensor NFE2L1 isoform X6, producing the protein MTRLDRSSHSGGGHAKGSRPLNSLLAGHRVAQPPSAPGSRASVQDIDLIDILWRQDIDLGAGREIFDYSHRQKEQDVDKDLQDGAEQDDTWSGEGAEALARNLLVDGETGESFPAQFPADISSITEAVPSESEPPGLQNNLLSPLLTGTDSPFDLEQQWQDLMSIMEMQAMEVNTSTNEILYSAPPGDPLSTNYSLAPNTPINQNVSLHQASLGGCSQDFSLFSPEVESLPVASSSTLLPLVPSNSTSLNSTFGSTNLAGLFFPPQLNGTANDTAGPELPDPLGGLLDEAMLDEISLMDLAIEEGFNPVQASQLEEEFDSDSGLSLDSSHSPSSLSSSEGSSSSSSSSSSSSSSSSSSSSSSSSSASSSFSEEGAVGYSSDSETLDLEEAEGAVGYQPEYSKFCRMSYQDPSQLSCLPYLEHVGHNHTYNMAPSALDSADLPPPSALKKGSKEKQADFLDKQMSRDEHRARAMKIPFTNDKIINLPVEEFNELLSKYQLSEAQLSLIRDIRRRGKNKMAAQNCRKRKLDTILNLERDVEDLQRDKARLLREKVEFLRSLRQMKQKVQSLYQEVFGRLRDENGRPYSPSQYALQYAGDGSVLLIPRTLADQQARRQERKPKDRRK
- the NFE2L1 gene encoding endoplasmic reticulum membrane sensor NFE2L1 isoform X5, translated to MTRLDRSSHSGGGHAKGSRPLNSLLAGHRVAQPPSAPGSRASVQDIDLIDILWRQDIDLGAGREIFDYSHRQKEQDVDKDLQDGAEQDDTWSGEGAEALARNLLVDGETGESFPAQVPGGEDQTALSLEECLRLLEATCPFGENAEFPADISSITEAVPSESEPPGLQNNLLSPLLTGTDSPFDLEQQWQDLMSIMEMQAMEVNTSTNEILYSAPPGDPLSTNYSLAPNTPINQNVSLHQASLGGCSQDFSLFSPEVESLPVASSSTLLPLVPSNSTSLNSTFGSTNLAGLFFPPQLNGTANDTAGPELPDPLGGLLDEAMLDEISLMDLAIEEGFNPVQASQLEEEFDSDSGLSLDSSHSPSSLSSSEGSSSSSSSSSSSSSSSSSSSSSSSSSASSSFSEEGAVGYSSDSETLDLEEAEGAVGYQPEYSKFCRMSYQDPSQLSCLPYLEHVGHNHTYNMAPSALDSADLPPPSALKKGSKEKQADFLDKQMSRDEHRARAMKIPFTNDKIINLPVEEFNELLSKYQLSEAQLSLIRDIRRRGKNKMAAQNCRKRKLDTILNLERDVEDLQRDKARLLREKVEFLRSLRQMKQKVQSLYQEVFGRLRDENGRPYSPSQYALQYAGDGSVLLIPRTLADQQARRQERKPKDRRK